DNA sequence from the Salvia splendens isolate huo1 chromosome 19, SspV2, whole genome shotgun sequence genome:
CATTTTATCCCAAATACTGTCATAGTAGATTGCACTGCAGACTCATCTATTGCAAGCCATTACCATGATTGGTTGCGTCGAGGGATCCATGTCGTCACCCCAAATAAGAAAGCCAATTCCGGACCACTTGAGCAGGTACGGATTAATGATCAATACTGCATCTGTGGTAGCTGAAGTTGTTCTGAACATCTTTCTAATCTATGTATGCACATGATATTTTTTATACACAATTGTTAATTGTAATGACAActttttgtctttttttttttgaattccTCTTGTAGTATTTGAAACTGAGAACTCTTCAGCGACAGTCCTACACGCATTACTTTTATGAAGGAACTGTTGGAGCTGGTTTACCAATCATTAGCACTTTGCAAGGACTCCTTGAAACTGGGGATAAAATATTACGAATTGAAGGCATATTTAGGTTAGTGTTCGACGCATTCCTTCTGTAGCTTTATTTTGAGGCAGTTTAGCATCATTCATCTCTCAGTTTGTTAGCAAGAGAAGCTTCTGCTTATCGTAAAGacttattttactttatatGTGGTCATGCAGTGGGACTTTAAGTTACATATTTAACAACTTCAAGGGTGCAAGGGCATTTAGTGAAGTGGTGAAGGAGGCAAAAGATGCAGGTTATACCGAACCTGATCCAAGAGATGATTTATCTGGGACAGATGTTGCTCGAAAGGTATATCTGCTACATCATAACGCATATTGAATTTTGCCTAGCTTCTGGAAACTAATAGTAGAACCTCAGACAACAAATTCTCCTCATAGGGCTACCTTCTTTACCTCTACTAGTTTCATTTTCCTAAGTGCAACTCCAGTGAGATAATTTTGCACTTGTCAAATGTTTGAATGGCACAGGTGATAATCCTTGCCCGAGAATCTGGGTTGAAGCTGGAATTATCAGACATTCCCATTCAGAGTCTAGTACCGGACCCACTGAAGGCATGAACAAACTCAATTAATGAGGCTCCTCAATCACTAGTACATATCTCTGATTCGATTTCTTATGGCTTGTGCCAGGATATAGCTTCAGCTGAGGAGTTTATGGAGCAGCTCCATAAGTATGATCAAGACTTGGCAAAGCAAAGGCAGGAGGCTGAAGCTACTGGAGAAGTAAGAACTTTTAAGCTTTATTTTCAGAAAGCATGCAAAACTTTGAATCATAAAATAACACCTAGTTAGGGGTACCAATGTTTATGGGTGATGAGTGACCCTGCAGCGATATGGTGGATATAAGAAAGAAATAAGAAACTATATATCTCCTTCTGCTGCCACACCTCCCAGTTCATGCACTCATGATGATCTTGAAATATTTGAAGGTCTTGAGATACGTTGGAGTAGTAGATGTTGTCAACCAGAAAGGAACAGTGGAGCTACGCAGATATAAGAAGGAGCATCCGTTTGCCCAACTTTCTGGATCTGATAACATAATAGCATTCTCAACTCAGAGGTACGAGAAGCAGCCGCTGATTGTCCGTGGCCCTGGTGCTGGGGCTGAGGTGACAGCTGGTGGAGTATTCAGCGACATATTGCGCCTTGCATCATATCTTGGTGCGCCATCGTAAGTTCAATGACAGCTGAGCTTGAAATGGACGAAGGGTTATAATTAAACCAGTTTATGCCTGCCTTTTTGTATCTCTTCCCTGTCCAAGCCCGAGCCTCTGATACCTGGACATGTTTCTGTGTCTCTATTCCCATGAGATTTCGTGGCCTCAATGAGTGGCATAACTACTGTAACTTCGTAAGCAGATCATGTTGAGTAAGTCTTCGAAGTGATGTTTGATGCTTTTAAGAGCAAGTACTTAGTAACTGTGTATTCAACGATGACTAAGATAGTATGAGGTATCCTAGAGGAATGGGGTTGTATGTCTGGCTAATTCTCTCCATGCAAAAGTTCATTATTTTCTTGACAGCAATATGAATTTGCATGTACAACATGATATTATGCGCAATGAAAACGGTATTGCTGCAGAAATTGCAGTCATGAAACCTCAATTCAGCTGGTAGATATACAAACTAAAGCATGATCACTTCATTTTAATTTGATACCAAGGTAATATTTCGGGTCTCTGAAAAACCTGGTAATAGTTTCAGCCTTTTCAGTTGAAAGATCGGTGTTCTCCACAATGTGCTCCTTTGATGCCTTTGCTATTGCTTCAATGGAACCAATTGCTTGATTCAGCTGCAGATCAGAACTCAGTTTTATACCACAACAAACAAAGGATGGAAAAGGGGAAAATCATCAGCAAATTGTATTATTACCGCAATGGCATCATGGCTATCAATCCCAGGGATAGATGTAACCACTTTGACGTAGACATCCATGGATTGAACTGACTTCTCCCTCTAAATTCACATGAACAATTTTTTAAGCATGCAATACAGATGACATGACTTCTTAACGGTTAACAGTAACAAGAAAAAGGATTGATCAACGAACCTCAGTTTTCAGTTTTGCTATAGCATCATGTTTCTTACAAACTGCAAGAACATGCCTTAGATAAATGTACAATTCAAGATCCTGAATAACGATGCTTAATTAACGATCTCACCTCCACGAGCATGTGCTATCTTTACAATCTTCTCGAAACCCATCTCCAAATCCTGCACGGGGATGAAAGTCGGCCTACCAAACTCCATGCCATGTCTGAAAAACAAAATGCAGATTTCTCAGCCAAGAACGTACTTAACAAAGCTTGAAATAGtttggaatgagccgagaattAACTAACTTGAAATATGAGCGTATGAAATAGTCATTCTGGTCCTTGGTTGGGAGGGTAACAACCACATAGAAATGGGCAAACTGTTCCTTTAACTTCTGAATTCTGCATCAAGCAGCAGACGAAGCCTtataagaattaattttataacaaaTTTAGAAGATTGCATCTTCTTTTCTTGATTATTAGGAAGGTGAACATTATTCACCTGCTGAAGATGGATTCAGTGCAGCCAGAATCCCAGCTGGCCACAAATATAAAGGCAACGGACACGCCTCCACAGTTGAAGATGAAATCCTGAAAATGAAGCAACATTAAACCTAAGCATGGTGCATACGGAGGTATCCATGAGCTAGAGAAAAAGAGAGTACTGGAGCAATCGACACAAAATTCAGTCTAAAAGAATTCTCAGTGAGGAACGAAGATATGAAGCTGATAAAGGATGGATGCTGCTCATCTTTCCATGTTGTGCTCATGATACAAACTCCATTGCAACCTTCACCGGATTGAAATCTAATCACCGTCAATCAGAAGACAAACTCAAAACGCTGGATTCATAATTATAAGATCTAtgtactcatatttttttttgttaaaaaatgtttgattttacaTCCAGTTATATTTGGAAGGAGCATAAAATAGGCATAACCTAACCATTAAACCCAAAACAACTTGAAATTCCTCACAATCGCTGATAATAAATTCTACTGCATTTTCGAAAATTCAGCAGACAGCAGCAACATTTGGAAATCCAAGCTGATTGTGTGTATAAGCGTCAGATCCAAAGACAAAACCAGCATTTCTAGCACTGGAAGAATATCTATgcgagaattaaaaaaaatccaaaacggaacaaaatcaaataaaacataaattatgCAGGAATCAGATTATCAAAAACGATACGGTAAATAGAAAGCAAATCACCTTTATTTGATAGTTGCGAAGGTGTTGATTCTCTGTAATCTGTCTCAGGATTCATGATTGCGGCAGATTGGCATTCGACGAAGCAGAGAAGACGCAATCAGCGACCAAAATGAAACTATATATACGCACTTTGGCGGGAAGAAGGATTTGGGACTaaaattcaattatttcaaaatttgtaTCAGGTTGTTTTGCAAAACATAAGAACTTTAGATAGTAGTTGAGTGTAATTTCGAATTCAAGTTATTAAGTAAAGGgtttgtaaaaattaaaaataaataaaaattatagtactcctaGTTTTCAGCTGGAAGAAAAATGCCGACGGCCGCCGTGAATGTCGCTGCCGCTTCCTTACCACCTCCCAAACGGCTCTTCTTCGACCGTCGCTACGGTTGGATGTAAGTCGTAATAAATTACTTACGGTCGAAGCCTTATCTGGTGGCCGCGGaatgtatgaattttcatatttctTCTTGAAAATCATCTAAATATTATTTGGTTACGAGACAAATTATTCTGTAATTTCATGAGTAATTTATTTCGAGCTCACTTCTGATAGAGAATACTTAAATTtgggtgtttttttatttgcGTTTGAAGGTTCTGCGTCATTCCTCTAGCAAAAACATTGATTCAGAAGGCATCTGAAACGGTAAGAACCCAAATCTCCATATTTGCTTCCTTTGTTTGGTTGATTGCTTGCTGAAGTAAATATAATTTGGAGTTTTATTTGGTAGAAGTTTGGGTTGTTATTATAGCTATTTCCCATTTTTTATTTGGCTGATTGCTTGCTGAAGTAAACGGCTTGCATTGCAGTTGGGGTGTTATTATGGGTATTCCTCTTTCTTCCATATTTAAATGGTAGGCTTTTACAATAATAAAGGTTTTATTATGATATAGTAGTATTTAAGAGGAAATTGGGAAATTTGAGAATTACTGAGAAGAGTTATGATGTCCAAATCATAGGTCATCAGTGCTAGTCAAGGTAGTAGTGTATTCTTTTGTCAAGATAACTCTGAGAATTTAGAGCTTGATTTTAGTGTCGTTTACTTCGGGTGGTGAGGAAACGAAGGCCAATAATGTGGAGGAACCAAGTCTAGTTAGCTCTGAAATCAGAGTTGATTATTGAAAGAGTATGCTGATCAATCCCCTTAGACTAAGAAGCTGCAAGCATTGGATTATGCTTTATCCATTGGCGGATCCAGAAACTAAATATCGTGGGGTCGAAtcagataataaatattaaaaaaattatttaaattaaataatttatgcaAGTATGGATATTCTGAAAACAATGTACTTCCTTCGTCCTGCCATAAGTGAAGCGTTTTACTTTTTTTGCACGCAATTAAAGAAAAATGATATATACAAGAAAAAGGATACGTTGACACTTATGGTGAGACAAAAAGAGTGTACTTTTTCTGTAACAgctcaaatttttaaaaattaaaaatataattgtaatATGAATGATAAGgttgaaaatataaattataaaactaaaattagaAGAAATTAAGTTATAGATATTGTTTATTTAGATAAGTTGATTTATTgatatatgaaaatatatatttaaaattaattaaaattattagataagaatatatttttaatgcacTTCTTAGAATTAATACAacttaataaagaaagaaaactcAAAAttcatagtattaaattttaaaattagaaaactaagaaatttaatttttcaaaatttagtcAAATTGTGGGGCCATGGACTATATCTGTCTTGATGCATCGTAACTAGGTAAATATTGGGAAGAAAAATTATGTGACATATCCATTCTCTCTCCTCATTCTTCACCGAACCCAATTTCGTTTCTCTCCTCggcaaaaaaaattgaaagcgCCTCCCCAGCCGCGATCTGCCAGGATATTCCAGACGTTTCCCTTCCTCACTTCCTTCCTTTACCTCTGTTCAGTCTCATCTCACACTGCGTGAAGCGGGGCGGAGACGCGAACGGCGTAGGGTCGGAGGCTGAGGAAATGAACTCTCCGGCGGCACTCCGTGGCcggtggtggggtcggccgaccacactcgaccccacctggatccgccgctGGCTTTATCATTTGTATCGGCATGAAGAGACCATTCTTCTATGCTTTTGTTAAAATCAGAAGTGTGATTAATGTAGAATGGAGAAAAGCAGCCttgttcaataaaataatcAGCTTCACGTTTGTTGATAGACTTCTGACGTTACTACATTCCTTTTATCAACTGCATATATACAATGTCATTTTTGTTGCAAAATcttgcttttcttttaaaaaaattataactgaTGAATTCATATATGCTCTTCAACAGGAAAAATTTGTTGGGAGTTCGACACTGGAAGTCCTCGAAAGACCAAAATTGCTCTCACCCAAAGCTCTTCAAGCCACACTCATTCATCAAATGAAAAAATACAAGTCTTCTGTAAATAATGCAAAACTAGTTACGATGGCACCGGCAAGAAGTAGCAAGACGGAATCGACTCCCATCCCGACGGATCAGCCTAAAGGAAACACTGGATCACATACTGAAGGGAATGTAGGCTAAATTAGTACCTGGTCTGGATATTTTTCACAGTATTGATCTCTCTTTCTTATGATATGATTCTTGAATGTAGCTGGATTTGATGTGATGTGTGCTGATGTAAAAGTAAACTCTTattaggtccagaggattcactagagcacagggtctaggagatcatgaactCTTAGAATTGACAACGACAATctcgcttcaaaacctcaaccctctatactatttgctagtatagggaagttgggatcgaatccacgaggacgGAAGGGTTTGGAATGCATTAAGAGAACTTTGgagggttcggctgctgccacgcaacaagaggattgagttttaactactagacctgggaaattaaatctaatctattctatctactggatccagagaactgaaggtgcttcaaatgtaattacaatcatgatttgaaactgaaaattaactTTAAATCATTTACCAAATTTCCTGGATCAAGCTAcataagtttcctaaaacagctAGACAACAGAGCATAAGAAAAAAGTAAcagaacagatttccctaaataGCTACCGACAGAAAaggctgcaactaacaaactaaagcggatctgattctaactaccGATTATCATCATCTTCCTCATCAAACAAACATGAACTAGAGCGAAACAGAGCATAGAAACAAAGCATACTTCAAATCGAACGTTAAACAAAACGATTAAGCTAAATATCACCAGATCTAATCTACC
Encoded proteins:
- the LOC121780057 gene encoding uncharacterized protein LOC121780057, which encodes MPTAAVNVAAASLPPPKRLFFDRRYGWMFCVIPLAKTLIQKASETEKFVGSSTLEVLERPKLLSPKALQATLIHQMKKYKSSVNNAKLVTMAPARSSKTESTPIPTDQPKGNTGSHTEGNLDLM